The bacterium genomic interval GTCCAGCGGGCGCTCGCTTCGTCCCAGGTCGCCGAGACGGCGCCGACGCCGAGGCGCAGGTGGGGCTCGAGGCCATGGTCCTTCGCCACGCCCTCGATGTACTCGCGGATCTCCGGCTGGGGCGGGAACGGGCCGGACCAGTCGGGATTCGGGGCGAACGAGAAGCAGTAGAGCGGCGAGGCGATGTCGCACTCGAGGCCCGGGTAGGTGTTGCGCTGCCAGGTGCCGCCGACCCGGGGCTCCTTGTCGAAGATCAGGAAGTCGTCCTGTCCGGATTCCTTCAGCTTGATGCCGGCGCAGAGGCCGCCGGCGCCGGCGCCGATGATCGTGAATCGCGTGGTCGTGGACTGGGACATGACGGGGTCGGACTCCTGGGCGAGGGGGGTGCGTTCGAGAGGTGATAGCCCTCTGATCGCACGTCTGCCGGTCCCGAAATCGGCGCGCCGCTACTGGAGGACGCCGCTCACGATCAGCTCCGTGAACGCCTCGTCGCTCCTGCCCAGGATCTCGCGCACGATGGCCTCGTTGTGCTCACCGACGCCCGGAGCGCGGGTCAGAACGTGGTCCCGGCCGACGTAGCGGGCACTCTCGCGATCGATCGGGATCGCGACGTCGGGCGCGCCCGGCTGGTGGACGATCTGGTAGTGGTCGCGGAGCAGGGGGTCGCGTTCGAACGTGTCGCGCAGGTCCTCGACGGGCCCGGCGGCGAGCCCCGCGCTCTGGAGTCGCGCAGCACCGGCCCACTTGTCCTGGGTCCGGGTCCATGCCTGCACGATCTCGTCCAGGGCATCCTCGTTCCGCTTGCGCGCGGTGTGGGTCGCGAAGCGCTCGTCGAGGACGAGCTCCGGGTGTTCGATCTCGCGGGCGAACGTCGCCCACGCGTCGTCCCCTTCGACCGCCAGTGCGAGCCATTGGTCGTCCCCCGCCGCAGGGTAGACGCCGTGGGGGCAGGCGTTCGAATCGCGATTCGCATTGCGCGGCGGAACCACGCCGCCCGCGCGGTACTGCATCCACTCCGCGCCGAGGAGCGCGACCGTCGCGGAGAGCTGGGCGAGGTCAATCTCCTGCCCACCCTGACCCCGGTCGCGCTTGCGGATCGCGGCGAGGATCGTCGCCGTCAGCAGATGAGGAGCGACGAAGTCGGGCAGGGGGATCCCGATCCCGCGCGGTTGCTCGCCGTCGAAGCCCGTCAGCATGTTGAATCCCGACGCCGCCATCAGGATGTTTCCCATGCTGGCGCGGCCGGCCCAGGGGCCCTGCTTGTGCGCGCCGGGCAGGTTGAGCAGGACGATGTCGGGCTTCGCTTCGCGCAGGACGTCGTAGCCGAGGCCCATCCGTTCGAGGGCGCCGGGGCGGAAGTTGTTGACGACCACGTCCGAGACGCGGACGAGGTCGAGCAGGAGGGCGAGGCCCGCTTCGGTTCCGAGGTCGAGGCAGAGCGACTTCTTGCCGGCGTTCACGGTGTTGAAGAGGCCGCCGAGATCCGGATGCGGCTCGCCGTCGGGACCGAGCTGGCTGCGCATCGAGTCGGGCTTCCGGCGATTCTCGATCCGGATCACCTCGGCGCCGAAGCTCGCGAGCAGGCGCGTTCCGATCGGCGCCGCGAGGACCCAGCCGAAGTCGACCACCCGCAGACCGCGAAGCTGCTCGCGGGGATCGGGTGAGGTCGCCGTTGCGGCGTCGGCCGGGGGCGCCGGGGGCGGAAGGTCGTCGAGGATCGTCTTCGTGTCTTCACCGAGGAGCGGCGCGCGACGGAGGGTGACGCCGTCGGCCATGCCGTCGACGGTCGAGCGCACGAACCCGAGGGACCGGCCCAGGCCCTCGTGCTCGACCTCGAGGAATTGCTCGTTCACGCGGTACTGCTCGGTCTCCTCCAGGTCGTCGAGTCCGAGGACCGGGAGGCAGACGATGTCCGCTTCGAGGGCGCCGGCGGCGAACTCGTCCCGGGTGAGCGTCCGCGCGAGCGCGAGCGTGCCCTCCGACACCGGGTTGTCCTTGCGCGGGGCATCGAGCCGCGACCAGGGCCAGTCGTCCTCGGTCATCGAATGCGGAATGCCCACCCGGTCGAGCCAGCGGAGATAGTCCGAGAACCGATCGGGCCGTACGAGGAGCCCGACGTAGCCACCGTCGCGGCACGCGAGCGCCGCCGAGAGTCCGGGCCGCGCAGGGATCCGTTCGAACCAGGTCCATTGGGTCGCGTTCGAAGTCTGCATCAACGCGCTGAGCGTCACTTCCTGAAGCGAGAGGTCGACGTGCACCCCCTCGCCCTTCGTGAGCGCGATGGTCGCCGCGGACGCGGCGGACAAGCCGGCGAGGGTGTAGGAAGGCGAGGCCCCGCCCTGGACCGGCGTGCCCTTGCGTTCGCCGGAGATCGCGACGAGGCCGCCGGTGGCCCCCGCCACGAGATCGTTGGCCTTGCGACCGGCGGTGTCGGCGAGGCCGAAGGGCGTCACGGAGATCTGGATCAGGTCGGGGCGGAGCGCGCGCAGGCGGGAATGCTCGAGGCCCGAGCGGGTCCCCGGGCGGGCGGTGTCGATCAGCACGTGCGCGCTCGCCACGAGACGTTCGAAGTCCCGCGACGAAGCGAGGTCGTCGTCGAGCACCACCGACGCCTTGTTGGCGCTCAGATAGAGGTGCTGGAAGCTGTGTTCGGGGCCCGGAGCGTCGTCGAGGAACGGCGCGAGCCTCCGGATGGCGTTGCCTTCCGGTGGCTCGACCAGGATCACTTCGGCACCGAGGTCCGCGAGGATCCGACCCGCGAGCGCCGCGGAACGGTCCGCGAGATCGAGGACGCGGACCCCCGCGAGTGCGTCGCTCATGCGGGCCTCGGAATCACGAGCGAACCCTTCATGGCCAGGGGGCCCGCCTCGAGCGCGACCTCGTAGTCGATCGCCACGCGATCGGAAACGACTTCGGTGATCGTCGCGCGCGGCACGATCCCCGCCTCGCACTCCGTCGGCGCCTTCCAGCGGGTGTCGAGGCAGGCCCCGTGCAGCAGGACCTCCGGACCGAAGCGCGCCATCACGAGCTCGAGGGCGAAGGACAGGACGTGGTCGCCGCCAGCGATCGGCTTCGCGAGGCCCGCGGCCTTGGCGGCCTCCGGGTCGCTGTGGATCGGATTGTTCGGGTCGGTGGTGTCCCGCGCCGCCATCATGGCGAGGGTCACGACGAGCGGATCTCCGCCGAGGACCTCGCCCTCCTCGGCCGTGGCCAGCGCGTCGAGATGGGGGTTGCGTTCGGCCGCTTCGAAATCGGGGAGGGGGCTCGCACGCTTGGCCGGGTCGAGGCCTTGGAAGCCGTCGACACGATCCGGGTCCGGTCGGTAGGACAGGAGCCCCGTCGTGGCGTTCGTCGCGGCGTGCCGCCCCTGGGCGTCGAAGGTCTCGGCCTCGGTCGTCCCGTAGCGGCGGCCGCGGCGGACGTGACGGCCGCTGCTCGAGCCCTCGACGGTGAACGCCTCGCCGATCCGAAGCGGGCGGCGGATCGTCTGCTGCTCGCGGGCCCAGATCCGCCCCGAGACGCCGGGGGCCCCCTTCTTCTTCGGGGCGCCCTCGGTCCGCGGCCTGCGCGGCTGCCCCGAGAGGAGGAAGAGCGTGAGCCCGGTCATCAGCTCCGGTGGGAGCGTGCCCGCCGCCATCAGCGCGCCGATCGTCGGGCCGTGGTCGCCCATGCTGGCCGCGACACCCCGGATCTTGGCCTCGGGATGGGGGCCCGTGACGCGCTCGAGCGCCCGGGGCCAGGTCGAATCCGTCATGCGGCGCCTCCCTGCCGGAACGATAGGCAGAGGCCCGAAGGCGCCGCAACGAGGGAGACCGGGGTGCCACGCATCTCGAGGGACCGGGGGTGCCTCCCATCTCCAGTTCGCCGCGATACACTCCGGCCCCGATTCCCGGAGGTCCCCCATGCCGAACCACGCCACCCGCGTCTACGACGACATGCTCGAGATGCTCTCGAACGCGGACAACCCGACGCCGATGGTGCGTCTGAACCGTGTCCTGCCCGAGGGCATGAAGGCGAAGGTCTACGGCAAGCTCGAGTGGTACAACCCCTTCGGCTCCGTGAAGGACCGCGTCGCCGCGAACCTGATCAAGGATGCCGGCGAGAAGGGGCTCCTGGCGGAAGGCCAGCAGCTCGTCGAGCCGACCAGCGGCAACACCGGCATGGGCCTGGCGATGATGGCGAACGCGAAGGGCTACTCGCTCAC includes:
- a CDS encoding MaoC/PaaZ C-terminal domain-containing protein encodes the protein MTDSTWPRALERVTGPHPEAKIRGVAASMGDHGPTIGALMAAGTLPPELMTGLTLFLLSGQPRRPRTEGAPKKKGAPGVSGRIWAREQQTIRRPLRIGEAFTVEGSSSGRHVRRGRRYGTTEAETFDAQGRHAATNATTGLLSYRPDPDRVDGFQGLDPAKRASPLPDFEAAERNPHLDALATAEEGEVLGGDPLVVTLAMMAARDTTDPNNPIHSDPEAAKAAGLAKPIAGGDHVLSFALELVMARFGPEVLLHGACLDTRWKAPTECEAGIVPRATITEVVSDRVAIDYEVALEAGPLAMKGSLVIPRPA
- a CDS encoding CoA transferase, with amino-acid sequence MSDALAGVRVLDLADRSAALAGRILADLGAEVILVEPPEGNAIRRLAPFLDDAPGPEHSFQHLYLSANKASVVLDDDLASSRDFERLVASAHVLIDTARPGTRSGLEHSRLRALRPDLIQISVTPFGLADTAGRKANDLVAGATGGLVAISGERKGTPVQGGASPSYTLAGLSAASAATIALTKGEGVHVDLSLQEVTLSALMQTSNATQWTWFERIPARPGLSAALACRDGGYVGLLVRPDRFSDYLRWLDRVGIPHSMTEDDWPWSRLDAPRKDNPVSEGTLALARTLTRDEFAAGALEADIVCLPVLGLDDLEETEQYRVNEQFLEVEHEGLGRSLGFVRSTVDGMADGVTLRRAPLLGEDTKTILDDLPPPAPPADAATATSPDPREQLRGLRVVDFGWVLAAPIGTRLLASFGAEVIRIENRRKPDSMRSQLGPDGEPHPDLGGLFNTVNAGKKSLCLDLGTEAGLALLLDLVRVSDVVVNNFRPGALERMGLGYDVLREAKPDIVLLNLPGAHKQGPWAGRASMGNILMAASGFNMLTGFDGEQPRGIGIPLPDFVAPHLLTATILAAIRKRDRGQGGQEIDLAQLSATVALLGAEWMQYRAGGVVPPRNANRDSNACPHGVYPAAGDDQWLALAVEGDDAWATFAREIEHPELVLDERFATHTARKRNEDALDEIVQAWTRTQDKWAGAARLQSAGLAAGPVEDLRDTFERDPLLRDHYQIVHQPGAPDVAIPIDRESARYVGRDHVLTRAPGVGEHNEAIVREILGRSDEAFTELIVSGVLQ